In Pseudomonas fluorescens, a genomic segment contains:
- a CDS encoding PaaI family thioesterase has product MHAPSLQDTTAPEGICYGCGGSNPHGLHIKSRWDADGVHVVAEHHPEAKYSGWPDLVYGGLIAMLVDCHSNWTAMAYHYRAEQREPGSLPRIDCVTGNLGIKFIKPTPMGVPLILRARVEGEVGRKSRVVCEVYAGEVLTAIGDSLFVRVDTRQLAAAAHGRDS; this is encoded by the coding sequence ATGCACGCCCCTTCGCTACAGGACACCACCGCGCCGGAAGGCATCTGCTACGGCTGCGGCGGCAGTAACCCCCATGGCTTGCACATCAAGAGCCGCTGGGATGCCGATGGTGTCCATGTCGTCGCCGAACATCACCCCGAGGCAAAATACAGCGGCTGGCCCGACCTGGTCTACGGCGGCTTGATCGCCATGTTGGTGGACTGCCATTCCAACTGGACCGCCATGGCTTACCACTACCGCGCCGAACAGCGCGAACCCGGCAGCCTGCCGCGCATCGACTGCGTCACCGGCAACCTGGGCATCAAATTTATCAAGCCCACGCCGATGGGCGTGCCCCTTATCCTGCGCGCTCGGGTCGAGGGTGAGGTGGGGCGCAAAAGCCGTGTGGTCTGCGAGGTGTACGCCGGCGAGGTGCTCACGGCCATCGGTGATTCGCTGTTCGTGCGCGTCGATACACGCCAACTGGCCGCCGCCGCCCATGGCCGTGACAGCTGA
- the yghX gene encoding YghX family hydrolase, which produces MTRLTAKDFAPELLELYDGYAHGKINRREFLDRAALFTLGGLTASALLAALSPNYALAEQVKFTDPDIVADYITYPSPKGNGTVRGYLVRPAKAAGKLPAVVVVHENRGLNPYIEDVARRLAKAGFIALAPDGLTSVGGYPGNDEKGVELQQKVDPTKLMNDFFAAIEWLMHHDSSTGKVGITGFCYGGGVANAAAVAYPELGAAVSFYGRQPEAKDVPRIKAPIMLHYGELDTRINEGWPAYEKALKAAGTTYEAYIYKGANHGFHNDSTPRYDEAAANLAWERTLGWFRKYLA; this is translated from the coding sequence ATGACTCGTCTCACCGCGAAAGACTTTGCCCCCGAATTGCTGGAACTCTACGACGGCTATGCGCACGGCAAGATCAACCGCCGCGAATTTCTCGACCGCGCCGCGCTGTTCACCTTGGGCGGCCTCACCGCCTCGGCCCTGCTGGCCGCCCTGAGCCCCAACTATGCCCTGGCCGAACAGGTGAAATTCACCGACCCGGACATCGTCGCCGACTACATCACCTACCCCTCGCCCAAGGGCAACGGCACGGTGCGTGGCTACCTGGTGCGCCCGGCCAAGGCCGCCGGCAAGCTGCCAGCGGTGGTGGTGGTCCACGAAAACCGTGGCCTCAATCCCTACATCGAAGACGTCGCCCGACGCCTGGCCAAAGCCGGGTTTATCGCCCTCGCGCCAGACGGCCTGACCTCGGTGGGCGGCTATCCCGGCAACGATGAAAAAGGCGTGGAACTGCAACAGAAAGTTGACCCGACCAAGCTGATGAACGACTTCTTCGCCGCCATCGAATGGCTGATGCACCACGACAGCAGCACCGGCAAGGTCGGCATCACCGGCTTCTGCTATGGCGGCGGCGTGGCCAATGCCGCAGCGGTGGCCTACCCGGAGCTGGGCGCGGCGGTGTCGTTCTACGGCCGCCAACCGGAAGCCAAGGATGTGCCGCGCATCAAGGCGCCGATCATGCTGCATTACGGCGAGCTGGATACGCGGATCAACGAGGGTTGGCCGGCGTATGAAAAGGCCCTGAAGGCCGCCGGCACCACCTATGAAGCGTATATCTACAAGGGCGCCAACCATGGTTTCCATAACGATTCGACACCGCGTTATGACGAGGCAGCGGCGAATCTGGCGTGGGAAAGGACGCTGGGCTGGTTCCGTAAATACCTGGCCTGA
- a CDS encoding DUF2252 family protein, producing MKIPRPSARMPHLIQLRNLKMARSAHAYVRGSTVQFYEWLHSQMGRRLPQGPAIWICGDCHAGNLGPTGDNKGRIDMHIRDLDQAVIGNPAHDLVRLALSLATAARGSDLPGVTTARMLEEMMVGYEQAFKDKPDEAPPRPSQVKAGMRSAVERTWKSLARERIDNVRPTIPLGKHFWSLSRAEKNALESVCASDEIHQLVTSLKGRPKDAKVELLDSAYWVKGCSSLGLLRYAVLLGVGDKDDEEYCLIDIKEAVGAAAPRAARAKMPRDNGRRVVEGARQLSPGLGERMVATRFLDHGFFIRELLPQDMKLELDELSELDAMHAAGYLARVVGIAHARQMDRATRKDWMAVLQQNRSRQLDAPSWLWTSVVQLVGSHEQGYLNHCRRYALEH from the coding sequence ATGAAAATCCCGCGTCCCTCCGCCCGTATGCCCCACCTGATCCAACTGCGAAACCTGAAGATGGCACGCTCCGCCCACGCGTATGTGCGCGGCAGTACCGTGCAATTCTACGAATGGCTGCACAGCCAGATGGGCAGGCGCCTGCCTCAAGGCCCGGCGATCTGGATCTGTGGCGACTGCCACGCCGGCAACCTGGGGCCTACCGGTGACAACAAAGGGCGCATCGATATGCATATCCGCGACCTTGACCAGGCCGTGATCGGCAACCCGGCCCACGACCTGGTGCGCCTGGCGCTGTCCCTGGCCACCGCCGCGCGCGGCTCGGACCTGCCGGGGGTGACCACCGCGCGTATGCTCGAAGAAATGATGGTGGGCTACGAACAGGCGTTCAAGGACAAGCCCGATGAGGCACCGCCGCGTCCGTCCCAGGTCAAGGCGGGAATGCGCAGCGCTGTGGAGCGCACCTGGAAAAGCCTGGCCCGCGAGCGTATCGACAACGTGCGACCGACCATCCCGTTGGGCAAGCATTTCTGGTCGCTGTCGCGGGCGGAAAAAAATGCGCTGGAAAGTGTCTGCGCGTCGGATGAAATCCATCAGTTGGTCACTTCCCTCAAGGGCCGCCCCAAGGACGCCAAGGTCGAACTGCTGGATTCGGCGTATTGGGTCAAGGGCTGCAGTTCCCTGGGCCTGTTGCGCTATGCCGTATTGCTGGGGGTGGGCGACAAGGACGATGAGGAATACTGCCTGATCGACATCAAGGAAGCCGTCGGCGCCGCTGCACCACGCGCGGCGCGGGCGAAGATGCCCAGGGATAACGGCCGCCGGGTGGTGGAGGGCGCGCGCCAACTGTCGCCGGGCTTGGGTGAACGCATGGTGGCGACACGGTTTCTGGATCATGGCTTCTTCATCCGCGAACTGCTGCCCCAGGACATGAAGCTGGAACTGGATGAACTGAGTGAACTCGATGCCATGCACGCCGCCGGCTACCTGGCGCGCGTGGTCGGTATCGCCCATGCCCGGCAGATGGACCGGGCGACGCGCAAGGACTGGATGGCGGTGTTGCAGCAAAACCGCTCCAGACAGCTGGATGCGCCGTCCTGGTTATGGACCAGTGTGGTGCAGTTGGTGGGCAGTCATGAGCAGGGCTATCTCAACCATTGCCGCCGGTATGCCTTGGAACACTGA
- a CDS encoding LysR family transcriptional regulator encodes MLRSHLPLNALRAFEASARHLSFTRAAIELCVTQAAVSHQVKSLEAQLNVALFKRLPRGLMLTREGETLLPVVRESFDRIAHTLGQFEGGHYREVLTVGAVGTFAVGWLLPRLPDFQSRYPFIDLRLSTHNNRVDVAAEGLDYAIRFGAGAWHGTDACQLLEAPLSVLCVPTLAEQLHAPADLLKHTLLRSYRADEWNLWFQAAGLPADTLVPRSIVFDSSLAMMEAALQGIGVALAPALMFSRQLESDVIRQPFDVGISTGSYWLTRLQSRAETSAMLAFKAWLLEEGGRV; translated from the coding sequence ATGCTCCGTTCCCATTTGCCCCTCAACGCCTTGCGTGCCTTCGAGGCCTCTGCCCGGCATTTGAGCTTTACCCGCGCGGCCATCGAGTTGTGCGTGACCCAGGCGGCGGTCAGCCATCAGGTGAAAAGCCTGGAGGCGCAGCTCAATGTCGCCCTGTTCAAGCGCCTGCCGCGCGGCCTGATGCTGACCCGCGAAGGCGAAACCCTGCTGCCGGTGGTACGCGAGTCGTTCGACCGCATTGCCCATACCTTGGGCCAGTTCGAAGGCGGGCATTACCGTGAGGTGCTCACGGTGGGAGCGGTCGGCACCTTCGCCGTGGGCTGGCTGTTGCCACGCCTGCCGGACTTCCAGAGCCGCTACCCGTTCATCGACCTGCGCCTGTCCACCCACAACAACCGTGTCGACGTGGCCGCCGAAGGTCTCGATTACGCGATCCGCTTCGGCGCCGGGGCCTGGCACGGCACCGACGCTTGCCAGTTGCTCGAAGCACCGCTGAGCGTACTGTGTGTGCCCACGCTTGCCGAGCAATTGCACGCGCCAGCCGACCTGCTGAAGCACACGTTGCTGCGCTCCTACCGCGCCGATGAGTGGAACCTGTGGTTCCAGGCTGCCGGGTTGCCCGCCGATACGCTGGTGCCGCGCAGTATTGTGTTCGACTCGTCGCTGGCCATGATGGAAGCGGCGCTGCAAGGCATCGGCGTGGCGCTGGCACCGGCGCTGATGTTCTCGCGGCAACTGGAGAGTGATGTGATTCGCCAGCCGTTCGACGTCGGCATCAGCACCGGCAGCTATTGGTTGACGCGCTTGCAGTCACGGGCCGAGACCTCGGCGATGCTGGCGTTCAAGGCGTGGTTGCTGGAGGAGGGTGGGCGTGTCTGA
- the ampC gene encoding class C beta-lactamase yields the protein MPQHLLSGVRNFTALAVFIAAGNCLAATDLQAVVDANVKPLMQQQSIPGLVVGVVRDGKAQYFNYGVAATDTRQPVSENTLFEVGSVSKTFTATLAGYAVATGALTLSDPASHYLPALGGGPFDHISVLNLGTYTAGGLPLQFPAKADNSQHMISYFQHWKPDFAPGTQRLYSNPSLGLFGYLAAQSLKQPFDQAMEKTLLPALGLKHTFVKVPQSQMSLYAQGYGKDGKPVRVGPGAMDSEAYGIKTSAADLLKYVDVNMHPANLDKTLQQAITVTHTGYYSVDGMTQGLGWEMYPYPIQLDALIAGNSTPMAMEPHKVNWLTPPQAPRADTLVNKTGSTNGFGAYVAYVPSKGVGVVILANKNYPNAERVKVAHAILSGMDQ from the coding sequence ATGCCCCAACATTTATTGTCTGGCGTGCGTAATTTCACGGCCCTCGCGGTCTTTATCGCCGCCGGCAACTGCCTGGCCGCCACCGACCTGCAGGCGGTGGTGGATGCCAACGTCAAACCGCTGATGCAGCAGCAGTCGATTCCAGGCCTGGTAGTGGGTGTGGTGCGGGACGGCAAGGCGCAATACTTTAACTACGGCGTCGCAGCCACCGACACCCGCCAGCCGGTCAGCGAAAATACCTTGTTCGAAGTCGGCTCGGTGAGCAAAACCTTCACCGCCACCCTGGCCGGTTACGCCGTCGCCACCGGCGCACTCACGCTTTCAGACCCGGCCAGCCACTACCTGCCGGCACTGGGCGGCGGCCCGTTCGACCACATCAGCGTGCTCAACCTCGGCACCTACACCGCTGGCGGCTTGCCCCTGCAATTCCCCGCCAAGGCGGATAACAGCCAGCACATGATCAGCTACTTCCAGCACTGGAAACCCGACTTCGCCCCCGGCACCCAGCGCCTGTATTCCAACCCGAGCCTGGGGCTGTTCGGCTACCTGGCGGCGCAGAGCCTGAAGCAGCCGTTCGATCAGGCGATGGAGAAAACCCTGTTGCCCGCACTCGGGCTCAAGCACACCTTCGTCAAGGTGCCCCAGAGCCAGATGAGCCTGTACGCCCAAGGCTATGGCAAAGACGGCAAACCCGTGCGCGTCGGTCCCGGCGCCATGGACAGCGAAGCCTACGGCATCAAGACCAGCGCTGCGGACCTGCTGAAGTACGTTGACGTGAACATGCACCCGGCGAACCTGGATAAAACCCTGCAGCAGGCGATTACCGTCACTCACACGGGTTACTACAGCGTTGACGGCATGACCCAGGGCCTCGGCTGGGAAATGTACCCCTACCCGATCCAGCTCGATGCGTTGATTGCCGGCAACTCCACCCCCATGGCAATGGAGCCGCACAAGGTCAACTGGCTGACCCCACCACAAGCGCCCCGCGCCGACACCCTGGTGAACAAGACCGGCTCCACCAATGGGTTTGGCGCCTATGTGGCGTATGTGCCGAGCAAGGGCGTGGGCGTGGTGATATTGGCGAACAAGAACTACCCGAACGCCGAACGGGTAAAAGTTGCCCATGCAATCTTGAGTGGGATGGACCAATAG
- the dctM gene encoding C4-dicarboxylate TRAP transporter large permease protein DctM: MAVLCLFLLLFVFMFLGVPIAIALGLSGAVSILMFSPDSVSSLAIKLFETSDAYTFLAIPFFLLSGAFMTTGGVAQRLIDFANACVGHIRGGLAIAAVLACMLFAALSGSSPATVAAVGSIAVAGMVRSGYPKEFGAGIICNAGTLGILIPPSIVMVVYSAATETSVGKLFMAGVIPGLLLGLMLMVAIYIVARIKKLPAQPRATLREWLSCARRAFWGLLLLVIILGGIYSGMFTPTEAAAVAAVYSAFVALFVYKDMKLRDCPKVLLESGRLAIMLMFIIANAMLFAHVLTTEQIPQEITAWVLSEGLTPIGFLIMVNVVLLIAGSFMEPSAIVLILAPIFFPIAMKLGIDPIHLGIVMVVNMEIGLVHPPVGLNLFVTSAVTGLTLGQTIRAALPWLMILLVFLIMVTYLPFISLALPHWLGM; encoded by the coding sequence ATGGCCGTGCTCTGTCTGTTCCTGCTGCTGTTCGTGTTCATGTTCCTGGGCGTGCCGATTGCCATTGCGCTGGGTTTGTCGGGGGCGGTATCGATCCTGATGTTCAGCCCGGACTCGGTCAGCTCCCTGGCGATCAAGCTGTTCGAGACCTCCGACGCCTACACCTTCCTGGCGATTCCATTCTTCCTGTTGTCCGGTGCATTCATGACCACCGGCGGCGTGGCACAGCGGCTGATCGATTTTGCCAACGCCTGTGTCGGGCATATCCGTGGCGGCCTGGCGATTGCGGCGGTACTGGCGTGCATGCTGTTTGCGGCGCTGTCCGGCTCATCCCCGGCGACGGTGGCGGCGGTGGGTTCGATTGCAGTGGCAGGCATGGTGCGTTCGGGTTACCCGAAGGAATTCGGCGCCGGGATCATCTGCAACGCCGGCACCCTGGGCATCCTGATACCGCCGTCGATCGTGATGGTGGTGTACTCGGCGGCCACGGAAACCTCAGTGGGCAAGCTGTTCATGGCCGGGGTGATCCCCGGGCTGCTGCTGGGCCTGATGCTGATGGTCGCGATCTACATCGTCGCGCGCATCAAGAAGCTGCCGGCCCAGCCACGTGCGACCTTGCGCGAATGGCTGAGCTGCGCGCGCCGGGCGTTCTGGGGCCTGCTGTTGCTGGTGATCATCCTCGGTGGCATCTACAGCGGCATGTTCACGCCCACCGAAGCAGCGGCGGTAGCGGCGGTGTATTCGGCGTTCGTGGCGTTGTTCGTCTACAAGGACATGAAGCTGCGCGACTGCCCCAAGGTGCTGCTGGAGTCCGGGCGCCTGGCGATCATGCTGATGTTTATCATCGCCAACGCCATGCTCTTTGCCCACGTACTGACCACCGAGCAGATCCCCCAGGAAATCACGGCGTGGGTGCTGTCCGAGGGCCTTACGCCGATTGGCTTTTTGATCATGGTCAATGTGGTGCTGCTGATCGCCGGCAGCTTCATGGAGCCTTCGGCCATCGTGCTGATCCTGGCGCCGATCTTCTTCCCGATCGCCATGAAGCTGGGCATCGATCCGATTCACCTGGGCATCGTGATGGTGGTCAACATGGAAATCGGCCTGGTGCACCCACCCGTTGGGCTGAACCTGTTCGTGACCTCGGCGGTGACCGGCTTGACGCTGGGGCAGACCATCCGCGCGGCGTTGCCGTGGCTGATGATCCTGTTGGTGTTCCTGATCATGGTCACGTACTTGCCGTTCATCTCGCTGGCCTTGCCGCACTGGCTGGGGATGTAA
- a CDS encoding TRAP transporter small permease, protein MQTLRRVWEHLEEGVIAFLLAAMTLVTFVYVMLNNIYTLFFALADKWAFSSNVFSALGDATMTWAQDMTWSVALTKAMFGWLIFFGISYGVRTAGHLGVDALVKLTPRPVQRVLGMLACLCCLAYAGLFMVASYKWVSAVMTAHIGAEDLDQFGIDVGDIVVIVPIGFALVFIRYLEIFYRIFTRRQVGLGLADEAGEASKLAGSHEERH, encoded by the coding sequence ATGCAAACGCTAAGGCGCGTCTGGGAGCACCTGGAGGAAGGCGTTATTGCCTTCCTGTTGGCCGCCATGACCCTGGTGACATTCGTCTACGTCATGCTCAACAACATCTACACGCTGTTCTTTGCCCTGGCCGACAAGTGGGCCTTCAGCAGCAACGTCTTCAGTGCCCTGGGCGACGCCACCATGACCTGGGCCCAGGACATGACCTGGAGCGTGGCGCTGACCAAGGCCATGTTCGGCTGGCTGATCTTTTTCGGTATTTCCTACGGCGTGCGCACCGCTGGCCATCTCGGCGTGGATGCGCTGGTCAAGCTGACCCCGCGCCCGGTGCAGCGCGTGCTCGGCATGCTCGCGTGCCTCTGCTGCCTGGCCTACGCCGGGCTGTTCATGGTCGCCAGCTACAAGTGGGTCAGCGCGGTAATGACGGCGCATATCGGCGCCGAAGACCTCGACCAGTTCGGCATCGACGTGGGTGACATCGTGGTCATCGTGCCCATCGGTTTTGCCCTGGTGTTTATCCGCTACCTGGAAATTTTCTACCGCATCTTTACCCGCCGTCAGGTGGGGTTGGGGTTGGCCGATGAGGCCGGTGAGGCCAGTAAGTTGGCCGGCAGCCATGAGGAGCGTCACTGA
- a CDS encoding TRAP transporter substrate-binding protein, which yields MLKLSRALFCAATLFAAGLAQAADPIVIKFAHVVAENTPKGQGALLFKKLAEERLPGKVKVEVYPNSSLFGDGKEMEALLLGDVQMLAPSLAKFEQYTKQVQIYDLPFLFNDLAAVDRFQAAQGKQLLTSMQDKNILGLAYWHNGLKQLSANKALHEPKDARGLKFRVQASSVLEEQFKAIRANPRKMSFAEVYQGLQTGTVNGTENTWSNYESQKVNEVQKYFTESNHGLIDYMVITNAKFWNGLPPDIRSTLEQIMVEVTVEVNKQAEALNQSAKQKIIDAKTSEIIELTPAQRQLWREAMRPVWQKFEGEIGADLIKAADASNQ from the coding sequence ATGCTCAAGCTTTCTCGGGCGCTGTTCTGCGCCGCCACCTTGTTTGCCGCGGGCCTGGCCCAGGCGGCCGACCCGATCGTGATCAAGTTCGCCCACGTGGTCGCTGAAAACACCCCCAAGGGCCAGGGCGCTTTGCTGTTCAAGAAGCTCGCCGAAGAACGCTTGCCGGGCAAGGTCAAGGTCGAGGTGTACCCCAACTCGTCGCTGTTCGGTGACGGCAAGGAAATGGAAGCGCTGCTGCTGGGCGACGTGCAGATGCTGGCGCCGTCCCTGGCCAAGTTCGAGCAATACACCAAGCAAGTGCAGATCTATGACCTGCCGTTCCTGTTCAACGACCTGGCCGCCGTCGACCGCTTCCAGGCCGCCCAGGGCAAGCAACTGCTGACTTCGATGCAGGACAAGAACATCCTCGGCCTGGCCTATTGGCACAACGGCCTCAAGCAGCTTTCGGCCAACAAGGCCCTGCATGAACCCAAGGATGCCCGTGGCCTGAAGTTCCGCGTGCAGGCTTCCAGCGTGCTGGAAGAGCAGTTCAAGGCGATCCGCGCCAACCCGCGCAAGATGAGCTTTGCCGAGGTGTACCAGGGCCTGCAGACCGGCACCGTCAACGGTACCGAGAACACCTGGTCCAACTATGAAAGCCAGAAGGTCAACGAAGTGCAGAAGTACTTCACCGAGTCCAACCATGGCTTGATCGACTACATGGTCATCACCAACGCCAAGTTCTGGAACGGCCTGCCACCGGATATTCGCAGCACCCTGGAGCAGATCATGGTCGAGGTCACTGTCGAGGTGAACAAACAGGCCGAAGCGCTGAACCAGTCGGCCAAGCAGAAGATCATCGACGCCAAGACCAGCGAAATCATCGAGCTGACCCCCGCGCAACGCCAGCTGTGGCGCGAAGCCATGCGCCCGGTGTGGCAGAAGTTCGAAGGGGAGATCGGGGCTGATCTGATCAAGGCGGCGGATGCCTCCAACCAGTAA
- a CDS encoding HpcH/HpaI aldolase/citrate lyase family protein has protein sequence MPKSLARSALFVPGSRPERFSKALASGADAVIVDFEDAVEEPLKRQARDNLGVFLQAHPEAQVWVRINAPEHAEHVADVAFCKAHANVAGVLLPKVESAAQVAVVAATGKGIWPIIESAKGLLAVAEIAHAPQVQRLSFGGLDLALDLNLSSHTPAAQFALDQARLALIVHSRAAGLVAPLDGVHPAIDDPEGLRRSIRHAYEMGFAGALCIHPRQVAVIHAAMAPSAEDLAWAQRVVDAGAHGAGTYQIDGQMVDAPVLLRAQRLLAQL, from the coding sequence ATGCCCAAGTCTCTAGCTCGTTCGGCCCTGTTTGTGCCCGGCAGCCGCCCGGAGCGGTTTTCCAAAGCGTTGGCCAGTGGTGCCGACGCGGTGATTGTAGATTTTGAAGACGCGGTGGAAGAACCGCTCAAGCGTCAGGCGCGGGATAACCTTGGGGTGTTTTTGCAGGCACATCCAGAGGCCCAGGTGTGGGTACGTATCAACGCGCCCGAGCACGCCGAGCACGTTGCCGATGTGGCGTTTTGCAAGGCCCATGCAAACGTTGCCGGCGTGCTGCTGCCGAAGGTGGAAAGCGCGGCCCAGGTGGCGGTGGTAGCCGCCACGGGCAAAGGGATCTGGCCGATTATCGAAAGTGCCAAGGGCCTGCTGGCCGTGGCCGAGATCGCCCATGCGCCGCAGGTGCAGCGCTTGTCATTCGGCGGCCTGGACCTGGCGTTGGACCTCAACCTGAGCAGCCATACCCCGGCCGCGCAGTTCGCCCTCGACCAGGCCCGCCTGGCGCTGATCGTGCACTCCCGCGCCGCGGGCCTGGTCGCGCCGCTGGACGGTGTCCACCCGGCCATCGACGACCCCGAGGGCCTGCGCCGCTCGATCCGGCATGCCTATGAAATGGGCTTTGCCGGGGCCTTGTGTATCCACCCCAGACAGGTGGCGGTGATCCATGCCGCCATGGCGCCGAGCGCCGAAGACCTGGCCTGGGCGCAACGGGTGGTGGATGCCGGGGCCCATGGGGCAGGGACTTACCAGATTGATGGGCAGATGGTGGATGCGCCGGTGCTGTTGCGTGCGCAACGGTTGCTTGCACAGTTATAG
- a CDS encoding CaiB/BaiF CoA transferase family protein, with protein sequence MTANQRPLDGITVVSLEHAIAAPFCTRQLADLGARVIKVERPGAGDFARGYDERVRGLASHFVWTNRSKESLTLDLKHDEAGDILQSLLADADVLVQNLAPGAAARMGLSFEALHARFPRLIVCDISGYGEGGPYEKKKAYDLLIQSEGGFLSVTGGPGDDQMAKAGCSIADIAAGMYAYSGILSALLLRGKTGQGSRIDVSMLESLVEWMGYPMYYAFDGAPPPPRAGAAHSTIYPYGPFPTGDGGTVMLGLQNEREWAAFCDKVLLTPELATDERFSANFKRSANREVLRQIIVDRFAQLDAEALIQRLEAAQIASARVNDMQGVWDHPQLKARDRWREVDSPAGPLPSLLPPARNAAFTPRMDAVPALGQHSQGILDQLGYSGDAIDSLRARGVI encoded by the coding sequence ATGACTGCTAATCAACGACCGCTGGACGGCATTACCGTTGTCAGCCTGGAACACGCGATTGCCGCGCCATTCTGCACCCGTCAACTGGCTGACCTCGGCGCCCGCGTGATCAAGGTCGAACGCCCCGGTGCCGGTGATTTCGCCCGTGGCTACGACGAGCGTGTGCGTGGCCTGGCCTCGCATTTCGTGTGGACCAACCGCTCCAAGGAAAGCCTGACCCTGGACCTCAAGCACGACGAGGCGGGCGACATTCTGCAAAGCCTGCTGGCTGACGCCGATGTGCTGGTGCAGAACCTCGCACCCGGCGCGGCGGCGCGCATGGGGTTGTCGTTCGAGGCGCTGCATGCGCGTTTCCCGCGCCTGATCGTCTGCGATATTTCCGGCTATGGCGAAGGCGGGCCCTACGAGAAAAAGAAAGCCTACGACCTGCTGATCCAGAGCGAGGGCGGCTTCCTGTCGGTGACCGGTGGCCCGGGTGACGACCAGATGGCCAAGGCCGGTTGCTCCATTGCCGACATCGCCGCCGGCATGTACGCCTACAGCGGCATCCTTTCGGCGTTGCTATTGCGTGGCAAGACCGGGCAGGGCAGCCGCATCGACGTGAGCATGCTTGAAAGCCTGGTGGAGTGGATGGGCTACCCGATGTACTACGCCTTTGACGGTGCGCCGCCGCCACCGCGTGCCGGCGCGGCGCATTCGACGATCTACCCGTATGGGCCGTTCCCCACCGGCGACGGCGGCACGGTGATGCTCGGCTTGCAAAACGAGCGCGAATGGGCGGCGTTCTGCGACAAGGTTTTGCTTACCCCGGAACTGGCGACGGATGAGCGCTTCAGCGCCAACTTCAAGCGCTCGGCCAACCGTGAGGTGTTGCGTCAGATCATCGTCGACCGTTTTGCGCAATTGGATGCCGAAGCGCTGATCCAGCGCCTGGAGGCCGCGCAGATCGCCAGCGCCCGCGTCAACGATATGCAGGGCGTGTGGGACCACCCGCAGCTCAAGGCGCGTGACCGCTGGCGTGAAGTCGACAGCCCGGCGGGGCCTTTGCCCTCGCTGCTGCCACCGGCACGCAATGCCGCCTTTACCCCACGAATGGACGCCGTACCCGCACTGGGGCAGCACAGCCAGGGCATTCTCGACCAGCTCGGGTATTCGGGCGATGCCATCGACAGCCTGCGCGCGCGCGGTGTTATCTAA